One genomic window of Pocillopora verrucosa isolate sample1 chromosome 8, ASM3666991v2, whole genome shotgun sequence includes the following:
- the LOC131777773 gene encoding protein ILRUN: MDVDCELDGDLLTKFSCLGTTDHDVLINELQRLLDFQLNPSGCAFFLDMTNWNLQAAVGAYYDFNSPQDKLPSMAFIRDVTIGEGESVPPNTAFVKTWRIQNNGIIAWPNGVFLKYTSGDQLGPVNLVSVKSLSAGEFYDLSVNMISPAKTGMYQGQWRMCTPSGQYFGDVIWVILCVDEGGLLGLTQQLSSLGREMNFHEGSNPSSTSANPFGLSTPISISPQPIYSVPHNSPANGVIHVSPARRSLFNSTVSGENLEPLISPSIQVGSVFHSKEEESLVNQLKDTSLLQDSDIDHS; encoded by the exons ATGGATGTAGACTGCGAATTAGATGGCGATCTTTTAACAAAATTTAGTTGTTTAGGGACCACGGATCACGATGTTCTAATTAATGAACTTCAAAGACTGTTGGATTTTCAACTCAATCCGTCGGGGTGCGCTTTCTTCCTCGATATGACAAACTG GAATCTCCAG GCAGCAGTAGGGGCTTATTATGATTTTAACAGTCCTCAAGACAAACTACCAAGTATGGCATTCATTAGAGATGTGACAATTGGAGAGGGAGAGTCTGTTCCACCTAACACAGCCTTTGTGAAAACATGGAGAATTcaaaataatg GAATTATTGCATGGCCCAATGGAGTGTTTCTAAAATACACATCTGGTGACCAACTGGGTCCTGTAAATTTGGTTTCTGTTAAATCTTTGAGTGCTGGCGAATTTTATGACCTTAGTGTGAACATGATATCACCTGCGAAAACAGGCATGTATCAGGGTCAGTGGAGGATGTGTACACCATCTGGACAGTATTTTGGGG ATGTTATATGGGTCATTCTATGCGTGGATGAAGGAGGATTGTTAGGACTCACACAGCAGCTGTCATCATTAGGAAGGGAAATGAACTTTCATGAAGGATCCAACCCTTCATCAACCTCTGCTAATCCTTTTGGACTTTCAACACCTATCTCGATTTCCCCACAACCTATTTATTCTGTTCCCCATAACAGCCCAGCTAATGGGGTTATCCATGTTTCACCAGCTAGGAGATCACTTTTTAATTCCACG GTCAGTGGAGAGAATCTAGAACCTCTCATCTCACCTAGTATACAAGTTGGATCAGTGTTCCATAGCAAAGAAGAGGAAAGTTTAGTGAATCAATTAAAGGATACATCTCTATTACAAGACTCAGATATAGATCATTCATAA